A stretch of Telopea speciosissima isolate NSW1024214 ecotype Mountain lineage chromosome 11, Tspe_v1, whole genome shotgun sequence DNA encodes these proteins:
- the LOC122645601 gene encoding pentatricopeptide repeat-containing protein At2g34400-like produces MTVIKSKLPSHLFSRSLAFEATHPYSDHSKEPLTRKLLYLLKHCKSPKSLKQIHSHMIINSIEEHNFLLTKLVDLKDISYALLLFSQIPEPNNFAYNVMIRGLANTHHSLTLEFYYQMKFSGQKPNKFTYPFLLISCANLKSLDQGRMAHSLIFKTGLDSDSHVSHSLITMYSRCGELGNAQKVFDEIAERDLVSWNSMISGYSKMGFAREAVRLFRRMRLAGFEPNEITLVSVLGACGDLGDLSLGRWVEVFMEENKVGLTSFLGSSLIGMYGKCGDLDSARRVFNKMQKKDVVAWNSMITGYAQNGASDQAILLFRDMRAAAVDLTKITLIGVLSACASIGALDVGKWVDAYASEKGLKHDIYVGTGLIDMYAKCGSLDHALRIFADMPDKNVVTWNAMISALAVHGRAWEAISVFKRMVEGAEVYPDEITFVGVLSACVHTGLVDEGHQWFNLMQPAFAVAPTIEHYSCMVDLLARAGRLHEAWEFIERMPEKPDAVTLGALLSACRNLGNAEVGERVMQLLLEIEPSNSGNYIISSKLYSNSKKWDDSARMRGLMRERGVNKTPGCSWVEIEDQVHEFHAGEDLHLQSQAFYQVVKLLNKELKMEGYIPRVDLS; encoded by the exons ATGACAGTGATTAAATCAAAACTGCCTTCACATCTCTTTTCCCGCTCTCTTGCTTTTGAAGCAACTCATCCATATTCTGACCATTCAAAAGAGCCTCTCACACGCAAGCTCCTTTATCTCTTGAAGCATTGCAAATCTCCCAAATCCTTGAAACAAATCCACTCTCACATGATCATCAACTCCATAGAAGAACATAATTTCCTCCTAACAAAACTGGTTGATCTCAAAGATATTTCTTATGCTTTGCTCCTCTTTTCTCAAATCCCTGAGCCCAACAATTTTGCATACAATGTCATGATTCGCGGTCTAGCTAATACGCATCACTCCCTCACACTTGAATTCTATTACCAAATGAAGTTCTCTGGTCAGAAACCGAATAAGTTCACCTACCCTTTTCTACTAATCTCGTGTGCAAATCTCAAGTCATTAGATCAAGGGAGGATGGCTCACTCGTTGATTTTCAAAACTGGGCTGGATTCTGATAGTCACGTCAGCCACTCATTGATCACAATGTATTCTAGGTGTGGTGAATTGGGTAATGCACAGAAGGTTTTTGATGAAATTGCGGAAAGAGACTTGGTGTCTTGGAATTCAATGATATCAGGGTACTCAAAGATGGGTTTTGCAAGGGAGGCTGTGAGGTTGTTTAGGAGGATGAGGTTGGCAGGTTTTGAGCCTAATGAAATTACTTTAGTTAGTGTTCTAGGGGCATGTGGGGACTTGGGTGATTTGAGTTTGGGAAGGTGGGTTGAGGTATTTATGGAGGAAAATAAAGTTGGGTTGACTTCTTTCCTGGGAAGCTCACTAATTGGTATGTATGGGAAGTGTGGGGACTTGGATTCAGCACGAAGAGTTTTTAATAaaatgcagaagaaagatgttGTCGCATGGAATTCCATGATAACAGG ATATGCACAAAATGGGGCTTCAGATCAAGCAATCTTGCTATTCCGTGACATGAGAGCAGCTGCTGTGGACCTAACTAAGATCACATTGATAGGAGTTCTTTCAGCATGTGCCTCCATAGGGGCCCTTGACGTAGGAAAGTGGGTAGATGCATATGCTTCAGAAAAGGGCTTAAAACATGACATATATGTTGGCACTGGTTTAATAGATATGTATGCCAAGTGTGGAAGCTTAGACCATGCACTAAGAATCTTTGCAGACATGCCTGATAAAAATGTGGTTACTTGGAATGCCATGATCTCTGCCCTTGCTGTTCATGGGCGGGCCTGGGAAGCCATATCAGTATTTAAGCGCATGGTGGAGGGTGCAGAGGTCTATCCAGATGAGATAACATTTGTTGGTGTGCTTTCTGCATGCGTGCATACTGGTTTGGTTGATGAGGGTCATCAGTGGTTTAATTTGATGCAGCCAGCTTTTGCAGTGGCCCCAACAATTGAGCACTACTCCTGCATGGTTGATCTTTTGGCACGTGCTGGACGTTTGCATGAAGCATGGGAGTTCATCGAGAGGATGCCTGAAAAGCCTGATGCAGTCACCTTAGGGGCACTTCTCAGTGCCTGTCGGAATCTTGGCAATGCAGAGGTTGGTGAACGGGTGATGCAACTACTTCTAGAAATCGAGCCGTCAAACTCAGGAAACTACATTATCTCATCAAAGTTATATTCAAATTCAAAGAAGTGGGATGATTCTGCAAGGATGAGAGGATTGATGAGGgagaggggtgtcaataagactCCTGGTTGTAGCTGGGTAGAGATTGAGGATCAAGTTCATGAATTTCATGCAGGTGAGGATTTGCACCTTCAATCACAAGCCTTTTACCAGGTTGTTAAGTTGTTAAATAAGGAGCTAAAGATGGAAGGATATATTCCAAGGGTTGATCTTTCATAG
- the LOC122645914 gene encoding pentatricopeptide repeat-containing protein At5g27270, with protein MGSLPNPFLPTSSTFTSPPPSKRPRNRRIIHCSITPDPWILSDGNGNYNPKSYKKHRKKPLSDDNARRIIKAKARYLSVLRRNQGSHAQTPKWIQRTPDQMIQYLEDDRDGHLYGKHVVAAIRIVRNLSTKPEGSYNMREVMASFVTKLTFREMCVVLKEQKGWRQVRDFFAWMKLQLSYRPSVIVYTIVLRMYGQVGKIKLAEQTFLEMLEAGCEPDEVACGTMLCGYARWGHHKAMLAFYSAVRERGIVPSVSVFNFMISSLQKKSLHGKVFQLWQQMVAARVAPNHFSYTVVIGSYAKEGTKNEAYELFDGMKKSGFVPEEATYSLLISLSAKHRNRDEALKLYEDMRSQGIVPSNYTCASLLTLYYKNGDYSKALSLFSEMQNNNITIDEVIYGLLVRIYGKLGLYEDAEKTFEEIEQLGLLNDEKTYVTMAQVHLNAGNFDKALHILELMRSRNIWFSRFAYIVLLQCYVLKEDVGSAEATFQALSKTGVPDAASCKDMFGLYVRLGFLEKAKTFIVKIRKEGVQFDEDLYKAVLKFCCKEGMLRDAEQLIEMGNIGLDKFTQTCLMAMYGESKKLEKADNTHDALDQPDSMALGLMLSLYLAVGNASKTEYILKMLLETTGGLSVANQLISKFIREGDTSKAESLYNQVANLGSMPEAVVSASMISLYGKQHQVTRAQEVFATVVNSPATGKPVYTSMIDACVKCGRPVEACQVYKEMVEKGHAADAVAISRIVNSLTNYGKHQEAESIIIKSFEDGEELDTVAYNTFIKAMLEAGKLNFAVKIYDRMLSLGVTPSIQTYSTMISVYGRGRKLDKAVEMFNMASSLGVSLDEKAYTNLISYYGKAGKSEEASILFSKMQEKGIKLGKVSYNIMINVYATAGLDCEAEKLFLAMQENGCSPDSLTFLALIRAYTGSRKYSEAEETISAMQREEILPSCAHFNHLLFAFTKAGLIEEAERVYRKLMETGLTPDLACCRTMLRGYMDYGYVEEGISFFEHVSGTVEPDRFILSAAAHLYKFTGKECEAVAILKSMNTLGVAFLENLEVGSKIKR; from the exons ATGGGTTCTCTTCCGAACCCTTTTCTTCCTACTTCTTCAACATTTACCTCCCCTCCTCCATCAAAACGTCCCAGAAACCGTAGAATCATCCACTGCTCCATCACTCCAGACCCTTGGATTCTTAGTGATGGAAACGGAAATTATAACCCGAAATCTTACAAGAAGCATCGTAAGAAGCCTCTCTCTGACGATAACGCTCGTCGGATTATCAAAGCCAAAGCTCGTTACTTGAGTGTACTGAGGAGGAATCAAGGTTCCCATGCTCAGACACCCAAATGGATTCAGAGAACACCGGACCAGATGATTCAGTACCTGGAAGACGATAGAGATGGGCATTTATATGGGAAACACGTCGTTGCTGCGATTCGAATTGTTCGAAATCTCTCGACGAAGCCTGAAGGGTCATACAATATGAGAGAAGTGATGGCTTCTTTTGTTACGAAGTTAACGTTCCGGGAGATGTGTGTCGTGTTGAAGGAGCAGAAGGGGTGGAGGCAGGTCCGTGATTTCTTCGCCTGGATGAAATTGCAG CTTAGCTATCGCCCCAGTGTCATTGTCTACACAATCGTTTTGCGTATGTATGGCCAAGTTGGAAAGATCAAGCTTGCTGAACAGACATTCTTGGAGATGCTTGAAGCAGGATGTGAACCAGATGAAGTTGCTTGTGGTACAATGCTCTGTGGCTACGCTAGATGGGGACACCACAAAGCTATGTTGGCCTTTTACTCTGCTGTGAGAGAACGGGGAATAGTACCCTCTGTCTCTGTATTTAATTTCATGATCTCATCTTTGCAAAAGAAATCTCTGCATGGAAAGGTTTTCCAGCTGTGGCAGCAGATGGTCGCCGCGAGGGTGGCACCCAACCATTTCTCTTATACAGTTGTCATTGGCTCATATGCTAAAGAAGGTACCAAAAATGAGGCTTATGAACTGTTTGATGGGATGAAGAAGTCTGGATTTGTTCCTGAGGAGGCAACTTACAGCCTCCTTATCAGCTTAAGTGCCAAACACCGAAATAGAGATGAAGCGCTGAAGCTTTACGAGGACATGAGATCTCAGGGGATAGTTCCTAGTAACTACACTTGTGCTTCACTCCTAACTCTATATTATAAAAATGGGGACTATTCTAAAGctctttccctcttctcagAGATGCAGAACAATAATATTACCATTGATGAAGTCATCTATGGTTTACTTGTTAGGATATATGGCAAACTTGGTCTGTATGAGGATGCAGAGAAGACTTTTGAAGAGATTGAGCAGTTAGGCCTCCTTAATGATGAGAAAACTTATGTAACAATGGCACAGGTCCATCTGAATGCTGGGAATTTTGATAAAGCTTTACATATTTTGGAGCTTATGCGGTCTAGAAACATTTGGTTTTCTCGATTTGCGTACATTGTTTTACTTCAATGTTATGTTTTGAAGGAAGATGTGGGATCTGCTGAAGCTACATTTCAGGCTCTATCTAAGACAGGAGTTCCTGATGCAGCTTCCTGCAAGGACATGTTTGGTTTGTATGTTAGACTGGGTTTTCTGGAAAAAGCAAAGACCTTTATTGTTAAGATAAGGAAAGAAGGGGTGCAATTTGATGAGGACCTGTACAAGGCAGTATTGAAGTTCTGTTGCAAAGAGGGGATGCTAAGAGATGCCGAACAATTAATAGAAATGGGGAATATAGGATTGGATAAATTCACACAAACGTGCTTGATGGCTATGTATGGAGAATCAAAGAAACTAGAGAAAGCTGATAATACACATGATGCCTTAGACCAACCTGACTCAATGGCTCTGGGTCTGATGCTTAGTTTGTATTTGGCAGTTGGCAATGCCAGTAAGACTGAATATATTCTAAAAATGTTGTTGGAGACTACTGGAGGCTTGTCAGTAGCCAACCAACTCATCAGCAAATTTATTAGGGAAG GTGATACATCTAAGGCAGAATCACTCTATAATCAAGTGGCAAACCTAGGCAGCATGCCTGAAGCTGTGGTTAGTGCTTCCATGATTAGTTTGTATGGGAAACAACATCAAGTGACACGAGCCCAAGAAGTCTTTGCAACAGTGGTTAATTCCCCTGCAACTGGGAAACCTGTCTATACGTCTATGATTGATGCATGCGTGAAGTGCGGTAGACCAGTGGAGGCATGCCAGGTTTACAAAGAAATGGTTGAGAAGGGGCATGCTGCGGATGCTGTTGCCATCAGTAGAATTGTGAATTCTTTGACTAATTATG GTAAACACCAAGAGGCAGAGAGCATTATCAttaaaagttttgaagatggagAGGAGCTTGATACTGTGGCATACAACACTTTTATAAAGGCAATGCTAGAAGCAG GAAAATTGAACTTTGCTGTGAAAATCTATGACCGCATGCTTTCCTTGGGAGTTACTCCATCAATTCAGACATATAGCACCATGATAAG TGTGTATGGACGAGGTAGAAAGTTAGACAAAGCTGTAGAGATGTTCAACATGGCAAGCAGCCTAGGGGTTTCCTTGGATGAGAAGGCATACACCAATTTGATCAGCTATTATGGGAAGGCTG GGAAGAGTGAAGAGGCATCCATTTTGTTCAGCAAGATGCAGGAAAAAGGAATAAAACTTGGGAAG GTCAGCTATAACATCATGATCAATGTTTATGCTACAGCTGGACTTGACTGTGAAGCAGAAAAGCTTTTCCTAGCCATGCAGGAGAATGGTTGTTCTCCTGATTCCTTAACCTTTCTTGCACTTATTCGAGCTTACACAGGGAGTAGAAAATACTCAGAAGCAGAGGAAACCATCAGCGCCATGCAGAGAGAAGAGATATTGCCTTCCTGTGCTCACTTTAACCACCTACTCTTTGCCTTCACAAAAGCAGGATTAATTGAAGAGGCTGAAAGGGTATACAGAAAGCTCATGGAAACTGGTTTGACTCCTGACCTAGCCTGTTGCCGAACCATGCTGAGGGGTTACATGGATTATGGTTATGTTGAGGAAggcatttctttctttgaacatGTTAGTGGGACTGTTGAACCAGATAGATTTATACTGAGTGCTGCTGCTCATCTTTACAAGTTCACAGGCAAGGAATGTGAAGCTGTGGCCATTTTGAAATCCATGAATACGCTGGGAGTCGCCTTCCTTGAAAACCTTGAAGTTGGCTCTAAGATTAAAAGGTAA
- the LOC122645915 gene encoding NADH dehydrogenase [ubiquinone] iron-sulfur protein 6, mitochondrial-like, giving the protein MAAGARRQGLVMASNLLKTLTGPSPLSSSARSFSLVSSEIITSHTAKWMQDTSKKSPMELINDVPPIKVEGRIVACEGDTNPALGHPIEFICLDLKEPAVCKYCGLRYVQDHHH; this is encoded by the exons ATGGCTGCGGGAGCAAGAAGACAAGGACTAGTTATGGCGTCAAATCTCCTGAAAACCCTAACGGGTCCGTCACCTCTCTCGTCTAGCGCCAGAAGTTTCAGTCTCGTCAGCAGTGAAATCATCACCAGTCACACCGCTAAATGGATGCAG GATACGAGTAAAAAATCTCCAATGGAGTTGATCAATGATGTCCCACCCATCAAGGTTGAAGGCAGGATTGTGGCTTGTGAAGGAG ACACCAATCCTGCACTTGGACACCCAATTGAATTCATATGCCTTGACTTGAAGGAGCCTGCTGTTTGCAAGTATTGTGGCCTCCGCTATGTTCAAGATCATCATCATTAG